A genomic region of Lytechinus pictus isolate F3 Inbred chromosome 2, Lp3.0, whole genome shotgun sequence contains the following coding sequences:
- the LOC129282919 gene encoding 3-ketodihydrosphingosine reductase-like, with amino-acid sequence MEASLFLIITISLFVGFLFLIYVLSPLITPKRMKLNKAHVVITGGSSGIGKAVAMEVLRQGASVTLLARNQEKLKQAKLDLEKYIIDKGHQKILCISVDLAKDYGSVEQAIEKSVEVMGPCDMLINSAGKSSALAFEELEISEFKKDMEVNYLGSVYATRAVLPYMKKQSHGRIVFISSQAGQLGLYGYSSYSGSKFALRGFAEALQMEVKPYDIYVTLNFPPDTDTPMLQAELETQPEETRLISETSGLYAAQDVARIIVQDSLNAVFLSYVGMDGYMLSILTCGMSPVTSMMVGVQQVAFMGLFRVISHLYLGSFDRIIKKCKEERDNMESEQSKDK; translated from the exons ATGGAGGCTTCCCTATTCTTGATCATTACAATATCCCTGTTTGTAGGGTTTTTGTTCTTAATCTACGTTCTTTCACCACTTATTACACCGAAAAGAATGAAGCTGAACAAGGCACACGTCGTG ATCACTGGTGGTTCTAGTGGTATCGGTAAAGCTGTTGCTATGGAAGTCCTCAGGCAAGGTGCTAGTGTTACACTCTTAGCAAGAAATCAG GAGAAATTAAAACAAGCCAAACTTGACCTTGAGAAGTATATCATTGACAAGGGACATCAG AAAATTCTCTGCATATCTGTGGATTTAGCAAAGGATTATGGATCCGTAGAACAGGCCATTGAAAAG TCAGTGGAGGTAATGGGTCCATGTGATATGTTGATCAACAGTGCTGGGAAATCTAGTGCACTTGCTTTTGAAGAGCTGGAGATATCTGAGTTTAAG AAAGACATGGAGGTGAACTACCTGGGCTCAGTCTATGCTACACGTGCCGTATTACCGTACATGAAGAAGCAATCACATGGGCGTATTGTTTTCATCTCATCACAAGCTGGTCAACTAGGCCTCTATGGATACTCCTCGTATAGTGGATCAAAGTTTGCTCTTAGGGGATTTGCAGAAGCTCTTCAAATGGAG GTCAAGCCGTACGACATATATGTGACCCTCAACTTTCCTCCTGACACCGATACACCCATGCTTCAAGCTGAGTTAGAAACACAG CCGGAAGAAACAAGATTGATATCTGAAACATCTGGACTCTATGCCGCACAGGATGTGGCCAGAATTATTGTCCAAGATTCTCTT AATGCAGTGTTTCTTAGTTATGTTGGAATGGATGGTTACATGTTATCAATCTTGACATGTGGTATGTCACCAGTCACGTCTATGATGGTTGGAGTACAACAG GTTGCATTCATGGGATTGTTCAGGGTCATTTCACATCTTTATCTTGGAAGCTTTGATAGAATCATAAAGAAGTGCAAAGAAGAACGAGACAATATGGAAAGCGAACAATCTAAAGACAAGTGA